In Dryobates pubescens isolate bDryPub1 unplaced genomic scaffold, bDryPub1.pri scaffold_85_arrow_ctg1, whole genome shotgun sequence, the genomic window gcacccgTGGGTGCCAGGGTGGCCTTGGGgacaggcagtgagctgggtgctgcacccatgggtgccggGGGTGGCCTTGGGGGCAGGCAccgagctgggtgctgcacccatgggtgccggGGGTGGCCTTGGGgacaggcagtgagctgggtgctgcacccatgggtgccggGGGTGGCCTTGGGgacaggcagtgagctgggtgctgcacccatgggtgccggGGGTGGCCTTGggggcaggcacagagctgggtgctgcacccatgggggctgggggtggccttGGGGACAGGCAccgagctgggtgctgcacccatgggtgccgcGGGTGGCCTTGTGgacaggcagtgagctgggtgatgcacccatgggtgccggGGGTGGCCTTGGGGACAGGCAccgagctgggtgctgcacccatgggtgccggGGGTGGCCTTGGggccaggcagtgagctgggtgctgcacccatgggtgccggGGGTGGCCTTGGggccaggcagtgagctgggtgctgcacccatgggggctgggggtggccttGGAGACTGGCAccgagctgggtgctgcacccatgggtgccggGGGTGGCCTTGGGgacaggcagtgagctgggtgctgcacccatgggtgccggGGGTGGCCTTGGGGTCAGGCAccgagctgggtgctgcacccatgggtgctgggggtggcctTGGGgacaggcagtgagctgggtgctgcaacCATGGGTGCCGGGGGTGGCCTTGGGGACAGGCAccgagctgggtgctgcacccatgggtgccggGGGTGGCCTTGCAGACTGGCACCGAGCTGGGTGCTGcatccatgggtgctgtgggtggccTTGGGGACAGGCACCGAACTGGGTGCTGCACCCATAGGTGCCGGGGGTGGCCTTGGGgacaggcagtgagctgggtgctgcacccatgggggctgggggtggccttggggccaggcagtgagctgggtgctgcacccatgggggctgggggtggccttGGAGACTGGCAccgagctgggtgctgcacccatgggtgccggGGGTGGCCTTGGgggcaggcagtgagctgggtgctgcacccatgggtgccggGGGTGGCCTTAGggccaggcagtgagctgggtgctgcacccatgggtgccggGGGTGGCCTTGGggccaggcagtgagctgggtgctgcacccatgggggctgggggtggccttggggccaggcagtgagctgggtgctgcacccatgggtgctgggggtggcctTGGGGACAGGCAccgagctgggtgctgcacccatgggggctgggggtggccttGGAGACTGGCAccgagctgggtgctgcacccatgggtgctgggggtggcctTGGGgacaggcagtgagctgggtgctgcacccatgggtgccggGGGTGGCCTTGGGgacaggcagtgagctgggtgctgcacccatgggtgccggGGGTGGCCTTGGGGACAGGCAccgagctgggtgctgccccgGGGTGTCCCTTGGGGGACAGCCGCCCCACACCTGCTGGTCTCACCCTGCCTTCTTGCCTCCCCCTGCCCGTGGCGCCCCCCGCAGGCATCGTGCGGGCGCTGCACGCCCGGGGCCGCCTGCGCCGGGTGCTGTGCACCGAGACTCGGCCTTGCAACCAGGGCGGGAGGCTGACGGCGGCCGAGCTGCTGCACGACGGCGTCCCGGCCACGCTCATCGCCgacggcgccgccgccgccgccatgcGGCACCGAGGGGTCCAAGGTGAGCGGCGGCACCGCTGCGGCGGGGTGGGGGCAGCGAGGGCGATAAGgacttccccttcctcctcgcCGCCCCTCCCCCTCGCTgagccccccccctccccccctcgtTGTGTCCCCAGCCGTGGTGGTCGGCGCCGACCGCGTGGCAGCCAACGGCGACACTGCCAACAAGATTGGCACCTACCAGCTGGCGGTGGTGGCACAGTACCACGGGGTCCCCTTCTAcgtggcagcccccagctcgTCCTGTGACCTGGAGACGGCTTCTGGTGGGGACATCCCCATCGAGGAGAGGTCCCGGCGGGAGCTCACCCACCTGCAGGGCGTGCGGCTGGCACCCGAGGGTaggtggcacagggtgggcggggagggggcataAAAGTGGGTGGCACACGGTGGGTTCTGCCTGGCTTGGTGGTGTGTCCTCTGGGTGGGCGTCGTGGGGGGGGTCCCCTGGGTGTCATAGGAGtgggtggcacagggagggTACCACTGGGTGCGTGTTCTGTCCCCGGATGGGTTTTGTGTCCCCCTGGGTGGGTGTCATGGGTGTCCCCCCGGTGGGTGTTCCACCCCCAGGTGGGTGTTGTGTCCCCTGCATGGGTGTCACGGGGGTCCCTTGGGTGGGTGTCGTGGCTGTCCCAGGGTGGGCTTCCCATGGAGCTGATGCAAGAAGGATCCTGTGTAACcccgggcgggggggggggggtccctatAAGGGATATGTAGGACGGGGGGGACCCTAATAGAGGGcaggggtccccatccctgctgggggagggggagccagcagagcccctgtgaccctcccccttcccctccatctCCAGGGATCGACGTTTGGAACCCGGCCTTCGATGTCACCCCCCACGAGCTCATCACGGGGGGGATCGTCACCGAGTGGGGGGTCTTTGCCCCCGGGGAGCTGCGCCGGGCGCTGGCGGAGCGGGCGGCGCTGGCGGGGGGGCAGCAGTAAAAGGCTTTGACTGCGGCAGCGTTTCCGCCTCGCTACATCCCGGCGTGCTTCGCGGCCTGCCCGCCTGCTTCTGGGCGTGCCTGGGCCTGCCCCGTTGTATCCCGGCATGCTCTGCGGCCTGCCCCCGCTAAGCTCTGGGCGTACACTTGGCCCCGCCATGTCCCGGCGTGCTCCGCGGCCCGCCTGGCTGTATCCCGGCATGCCCCGCGGGGGAGGACCCGGAAGCGCCTCGGTGCCATGGCCCAGGGCACGCCGAAGGGGCCCGGGAGAGCGGCAGCGGCCCAGGCCCAGGCCCGGGCCGTGCGGGGGCCGCGGAAGGGAGGTGAGGGGTGGGCGGGAGCCGGAGCGGTGGTGGTTTGGAGGCGGAGGGCCGGCAGGGGCTTCCTCGGgggagctcctggggctggagggggaagcGGGGCGCGGGGAGGGCTCCGCCGCTTCTCCTCGGGGCAAGGAGGTTTgccggggggggcgggggagggtcTCTTCGGGGCAGGGGGGCTCGGAGGTGTCCTGGCTTTACCCTCCGCTGCCCCCACCCAGGTCGGACGATCGCCCCCAAGAAGCTCCGCGTgatccagcagcagaagctgaagaaGGTGAGCGGCGAGCGGGGAGGCTCCGAGGAGCTCTGGGGGCAATGTGAGGTGAACCGAGGGGGGGATGCCCCCGAGCGCTCCCCGCTGATCCCCAAccctctcccacccccccaccctcgCCCCTGCAGCGCCTGGAGGTGGGGATCCGCCTGAAGATCGAGCGGGACGCGGTGCAGCGGGCGGCCGTGGGGCTCCCCAAGAAGCTGGCGGTGGTCGCCGCTccccccggcggcggcggcggcggaggctCCGGCAAGGGCAAAACCAAAGCCGCAAAGAAAGGTCGGAGCTGAGACTCCGCCGTCCTCGGTACCGAGCCCGAAGCCGTCCCGCTGCCCCGGGCGGGTGCGGGAGGTGGAATTGTTTCATTAataaaaggatttgggggtggtCGCTGCTACCCCGCCCCCGCAACGTTGTTGATGCTTCCCCGGGTGCGGTCGGGGGAGGTCCTGGGGTCGGGGATGGAACGGACCGGGCCCGGTGGCTCCGGAGTGGGGCTCGTGGGGTCGGCGTCTCCCAAGGGCGGGAGGGTCCCGGGGTCGGTCTGTCTGGGGCAGGTCGGGAGGGTCCCGGGCCCGCTGTCTCCGGAAGGGGGCCAGGGGGCTCCCAGCGTCTCCCGTGGGGGAGGGTcctggctcctctccctccGCCGCCCGCAGGGTTTTTGTGAATGGAGCTCCCTGGTCCCTCCCCCCACGCCTGGCTCTTCTCGCTGATTGGTGCCCTGCGGGATGATTGACGGCGCGCCCCATCGCCGCCCTGATTGACAGCGAGGCTCCCGCTGCCGGCCAATGGGCGGGCAGCGTGGGGCGGGCCCTGTGCTGTGATTGGTTGGCGCTGCGGAGGCGCCTTCAAGGCTCTGTCCCTcctttattttggggggggagggatgacGACACGAGGGACACGTGGGCAAAGccacccccacacacccccccgaGTGGGAGGAGCTTGTCTAGGCGTGGCCCTCACCCCGGCCCCGCCCCTCGTGACGTCAGGGAAATTCCCTGAAACCGGGAGGGTTATTTTGGGAAACAAACCGGGAAAAAAGAgactttttgggggggggtagGGCCCGGAGTGCTTCCCCCTCGGGTCCGGCTCCTGCCGGGGCGTGTCCggaccctcccccacccctctcccttcccgGTGACTCAGCCCCGTTAATCCCCAAGCGCCGGTGACGCCCCGACCCGCGGCGATACCGGAGGTGGGGGAACGGAGAGCGGAGCCCCCCCCCCGTGCCCACGGAGCTACCGGAAAGTCGAACCGGAGCCCCCCCCGTGCCCACAGAGCTGCCCGGTGGTCGAACTGGAGACCCCCTGTGCCCACGGAGCTACCGGGAAGTCGAACCGGAGCCCCCCCCGTGCCCACAGAGCTGCCCGGTGGTCGAACTGGAGACCCCCTGTGCCCACGGAGCTACCGGGAAGTCGAACCGGAGccccccctgtgcccacagAGCTGCCCGGTGGTCGAACTGGAGACCCCCTGTGCCCACGGAGCTACcgggagggtgaggagggaggcactggaacctCTCTGTGCCTGGGGATTGTGGGGGACCCTCCCCCagtaaccccccccccccccccccccccccggaggGCCTCGactgccacccccacccccggcttgggctccctcctgccccatggGCCAGCCGCCTCCgctcctgcccctccctccccctcccctgctcggCGACCACCCCTCACCCGCTCCCccccacttctatttttagggggcactccccccccccccccccccgggggggggttggtgtttttggggaggggtctcAGCGGCGTGGAAGAACCTGCGGGTCCCGGTGAGCTCGGCCGTACACACGGGACCCGGGCAGGGCTCCACCacgggggggttgggctccgtTGCGGGGGGGGAGGGTCGGGGGTCTCCAGGAAGCCGCGGGGGGGATATTGGGAGAGTTTCGGGGACCCCCCCGAAGCCCCCCAGGAGGGTCTTGGGGCCAGACTCCTGTTCCTGCTGAACTGAGCCAGTTTAGGCAAAGCAACTGCAAATCAGCTCAGTAGGCACAGGAGGCAGTGCCCACCGCGGGGGGCACCTCGGGAGGGTCCTTGAGGAGGGGTCCCGGTGCTCCCGGGAGGGTCCTGACGTCCTtccgggagggagggaggagagggcagggggagggggtgtggggagggtcCAGCATCCATCCAGGTGGGCACCGGGGAGCGGAACTTAGCCACTGTGAACACGACGCGGGTGCCAACTCTGTTCACAAGTGGGCTAAGCCCTGCCCCACGGTGCTCCTGAGACCCCTCCCCCGCGATTCCCAAGCCCcgccgccccctccccagcccggcggcggcggcggcggcggcggctcccgGTGGCGGGCGCTCGGCACCCGTTGGAAATCCCTGGCAATGTGATTTTGGGCACAACGGTAAAAAAATCGCATCGCCAGGAACCCCTGCGGGCGCCAGCGGCGGTGGGcacggggggggcagggggtggcatcCGCGGCTGGCATCCAGGGGTGGGctgagggcttgggggggggggggggggggaagtagagGTCGGGGTCCCACGGTGCGGCCGTCGGGGGGTCAGCTGAGGGCCGGATCCGGAGCGTCGAAGGGTTGAAAGGAGCGGTCCCGgtgcccccctcccctggcacggcgGCACCACCGGCACCCCCTCCCTCGCCGCCCCCAGCCTTGGCACTGCCCAGCGCCCGGTCACGCCGCGGTAAAAATAACCTCGGCAGGATCCGGCCCTGGAGgggcctgggggaggggggagggagcccCCGGGACACCGCCCCGGAGGAGCCCACGAGGGCTGAGTCACGGCGCGGGACGGGCACATGCCAGGGCCCGGCGGTGCCACGGGGAGCGCCACGTGAGAGCCgagcccccccctcccccccccgggcACCGGCGGTGGGCACCGGCGAGgaggcttcccccccccccggccccgcgggGCCTGGGCACGGCTCCCGGTGCCGGGGGTCCGACCGCCGGCGGCTCACAGGGCAGCAgcggtggcagagccctgggcggAGCTGGTGGCAGCCAGGCCGGGTGTgaaagtgtgcccaggtggcaccgCGTGCCCGGGCGGCACCGTGTGCCCGGGCGGTGCTCTCACCGGAGCCCTCCCGGCTGCGGCAGGAGCCACCGGCACCGGCTCGGCCCCGCgccgggggcagggctggcagcgggcAGCAGGAGACCCTCTGCCCACGCGGTGCCATCGCCCGGCTGGCACCGGGACCCCCCCGCTCCGGGCTCCTTCCGTGCAGCCAAGGGGTGGCCCTGGGGGGCACTAGGGGATGGCCGTGGGTGGGTGGTCGTGGGATCATTATGGgatggctgtggggcagccctAAGGTCATTATGGGAGGGCCATAAGGTGGTTAACAGCATGGCCATGGGGTGGCCATAGGCTCATTATGGGATGGCCATGGGGCAGCCATAGGGGCAATATGGGGTGGCTGTAGAATTATTATGGGATGGCTCTGGGTGGGTGGTCATGGGATGGCCATTATGGGATGGCTCTGGGGCAGCCCTAGGGTCATTATAGGATGGCCGTGGGGTGGTTCCAGCGTGGCCGTGGGGCGGCCATAGGCTCACTCTGGGATGGCTGTGGGTGGGTGGTCATGGGGTGGCCATGGGGGCATTATGGGATGGCCATGGGGAGGCCGTAGGGTCATTATGGGATGGCCATAGGGTAGTTATAGGCTGGCCGTGGGGTGGCCACCGCGTCCCGGTGCTCCCGTCCGGGCGGGGGCCGCTGGCACAGGCGTGGAACGGGGCCTGGGTGCCTCGGCCCCGCCATGTGGGAGCCGGCGAGGCCCCGCCCGGCCGTGACATCACCGTCGCCGGGGCAACGGACGAACTTCAAAGGGAATCGGGTGGAAAGGGCCCAAAAAAATCGGGATAAACAGCGAGGGCCGGCGGCGGCATAAACAGAATGTCTGCGGcggccccggggcgggggggcccGCGACGGCCGGGCCGGGGCGCTGCCGCTGCCCTCGGTGCCACCGGGCGGGACGGCCACCGGCGGCGGCATCCCGGCCCCGATTCGACCCAACTGTTGCCAACCCCCCGGGCACGGTGGTGGCGCCGTGGGTGCCGCCGGCGGAGGCTCCGCGGTCGGTGCCAGCCGAGGGGTGCCCGGAGTTGTGTGGCAAAGGAAGGTGCCGGGGGCTCGGCCCCGCGTTCCGGGGTGACCCCGGttcggggaggggggggggggggagccccATGCCTGCGGCCTCTTCCCAGGCGGGCGCTGCCGGCCGGGCCGGGCTCGGTGCCCGCACGGCGCCAGGGCGGTGCCGGCTCGGCAGCTCCGACCGGCTCACGTGGGGCCCGGCGGGCACCGTGCGGGGGCGGCGGCTTGGCCGCCTCAGCGCCCCAACAaaagggggctgggaaggggggggCTCGGGGGGACTGTCGGGGGAGGCTGGCAGCGCTCCTGCCCAGATTCCCACGATTCTGCCCCAAAACAGGGAGTGGGAGCAGCTGGCATCGCCGCCTGGCACCTCCCCGACGCCTGTGCTGGGACCCTCCCGGgcacccctgtgccatggggtgAGGACTGAGGCGTCAGCGGCTCGAGGGCCAGGTGGGCATCGAGGGGAAGCCAGGCCCGGGGGTGCCAACCGTGGTTGGCGGTAGTGGGAGGTGCCAGGCGTGGTTGGTGGCATCAAGGCAAAGCCAGGCCTGGAGGTGCCAACCCTGGTTGGTATCGTCAAAGCAAAGCCAGGCCTGTGAGTGCCAACCACGGTCAGTGGCATCAGGGCACCGCCAGGCCCTGCTGGTACTGGGCACAGTTGTTAACATCAGAGCATATACCAGGCCTGTGAGTGCCAACCGTGGTTGGTACCATCgaggcacagccaggcctgCAGGTACTGGGCACGGTTGGTATCgtcagggcacagccaggccttTGAGTGCCAACCACGGTTGGTATCGTCAGGGCAAAGCCAGGCCTGTGAGTGCCAACCACGGTTGGTATCGTCAGGGCAAAGCCAGGCCTGTGAGTGCCAACCACGGTTGGTATCGTCAGGGCAAAGCCAGGCCTGTGAGTGCCAACCACGGTTGGTACCGGCAGGGCAAAGCCAGGCCTGTGAGTGCCAACCACGGTTGGCACCGTCAGGGCAAAGCAAGACCGCGGCTGGTCGCGCCGGGGCACTGCCAGGCCCGCGGGTACCGGGCACGGTCGGTGGCGTCggggcagagccaggccccAGCGCTCGCCGTCCGCGGCCGCTGGCGTCGGCGGGGCCGAGGCGTgggcgg contains:
- the CUNH19orf53 gene encoding leydig cell tumor 10 kDa protein homolog, coding for MAQGTPKGPGRAAAAQAQARAVRGPRKGGRTIAPKKLRVIQQQKLKKRLEVGIRLKIERDAVQRAAVGLPKKLAVVAAPPGGGGGGGSGKGKTKAAKKGRS